A DNA window from Actinomadura coerulea contains the following coding sequences:
- a CDS encoding DUF917 domain-containing protein, translated as MTLDDVPALARGCAILGTGGGGDVETGTLTAVRAIDEYGEVPLIPLSEVPDDSLVLPLSGIGAPTVAHEMLMSGEEPLLIRDEVERTLGRPVAAVMACEIGGSNGVGPVGWAARLGLPLVDADGMGRAFPEVQMVSMYVAGRPVNLVVLADVQGNVTTVRPIDGLWSERISRAVCVASGASALMADYVLTGAQARGAVIEGTVTKALAIGHAMKDGADPLGALCATLDASVLITGKVIDVERRTGGGFVRGSLVIDGTGEDRGRLLRVEIQNENLIALEDGRPRACVPDLITVVDAQTAGAISTESLRYGQRVAVLSWPCDPIWRTERGLATAGPRAFGYDIDYTPVEELNHG; from the coding sequence GTGACGCTCGACGACGTTCCGGCGCTCGCCCGCGGCTGCGCGATCCTGGGCACCGGGGGCGGCGGGGACGTCGAGACGGGCACGCTGACCGCGGTCCGGGCGATCGACGAGTACGGCGAGGTGCCGCTGATCCCGCTGTCGGAGGTGCCCGACGACAGCCTCGTCCTTCCGCTGTCGGGGATCGGAGCGCCCACCGTCGCCCACGAGATGCTGATGAGCGGCGAGGAGCCGCTGCTGATCCGGGACGAGGTCGAGCGGACCCTCGGCCGCCCGGTGGCCGCGGTGATGGCCTGCGAGATCGGCGGCTCCAACGGCGTCGGGCCGGTCGGCTGGGCGGCGCGGCTCGGCCTGCCGCTCGTCGACGCCGACGGGATGGGACGGGCGTTCCCCGAGGTCCAGATGGTCTCGATGTACGTGGCGGGACGGCCGGTGAACCTCGTCGTCCTGGCCGACGTGCAGGGCAACGTCACCACGGTGCGCCCGATCGACGGGCTGTGGTCCGAGCGCATCTCCCGCGCGGTCTGCGTCGCCAGCGGGGCGTCGGCGCTGATGGCCGACTACGTGCTGACCGGCGCGCAGGCGCGGGGCGCGGTCATCGAGGGGACGGTGACCAAGGCCCTGGCGATCGGCCACGCGATGAAGGACGGCGCCGACCCGCTCGGCGCCCTGTGCGCGACGCTGGACGCCAGCGTGCTGATCACCGGAAAGGTGATCGACGTCGAGCGGCGGACCGGCGGCGGGTTCGTGCGCGGCAGCCTGGTCATCGACGGCACCGGCGAGGACCGCGGCCGGCTGCTCCGCGTGGAGATCCAGAACGAGAACCTGATCGCGCTGGAGGACGGCCGGCCGCGCGCCTGCGTCCCCGACCTGATCACCGTGGTGGACGCGCAGACCGCCGGCGCCATCTCCACCGAGTCGCTGCGCTACGGACAGCGGGTGGCGGTGCTGTCCTGGCCCTGCGACCCGATCTGGCGGACCGAGCGCGGTCTCGCCACGGCCGGTCCGCGGGCGTTCGGCTACGACATCGACTACACGCCCGTGGAGGAGCTCAACCATGGCTGA
- a CDS encoding PucR family transcriptional regulator has product MSFVSDLVGTGSRIPLTLLAGPADAVPLTSVTAVEALARLQRAPEGALVVVTGRSAARAAGYELDIAVRTAAERGVPALVLIGCGSLPITAARLADRARLAVLSAEEDCDVAEVVLYLGQVIRGDAADSLARAQAALRIVREAGEPTGSAEGDRVAVLLERVGAVLGRTLVTTDGTVGPAGAEPIWVAGRRQGGVTGPPDDAVRLVLPAVAAAIGRLRQHALERATAPGQTRSDILTELIVSERAQAGALADRARLLGLAVDDLHTVIWMTPDRPPGPDPAELAERRRLFDTLTLRTHQAQLPSGESWNLARLAADIVLVGTARAEIRPPRALRLIEAVRAAVVEEHPGTVLRFGIGTPQRGVEGLRQSATEARAAAAIAVRSGELVHAFDAAGINRVLAQIAASPLSRRVVDDLLRPLDALGPGRSAEAIATLGAYLDARGSLKAAASRLALHPNAVNYRIRKIVERLGADLSDPDTAFALHLACRVRLRD; this is encoded by the coding sequence GTGTCCTTTGTCTCGGACCTGGTCGGGACCGGTTCCCGCATCCCCCTCACCCTGCTCGCCGGCCCGGCCGACGCCGTGCCGCTCACCTCCGTGACCGCGGTCGAGGCCCTGGCGCGGCTCCAGCGGGCCCCGGAGGGGGCGCTGGTCGTCGTGACGGGGCGGTCGGCCGCGCGGGCCGCCGGATACGAGCTCGACATCGCCGTCCGGACCGCCGCCGAGCGCGGCGTGCCCGCGCTGGTCCTCATCGGCTGCGGATCGCTGCCGATCACCGCGGCCCGGCTGGCCGACCGGGCCAGGCTGGCCGTGCTGTCGGCCGAGGAGGACTGCGACGTCGCCGAGGTCGTGCTCTACCTCGGCCAGGTCATCCGCGGCGACGCCGCCGACTCGCTCGCCCGCGCGCAGGCGGCGCTGCGCATCGTCCGCGAGGCCGGCGAGCCCACCGGGTCCGCCGAGGGCGACCGCGTCGCCGTGCTGCTCGAACGCGTCGGGGCGGTGCTCGGCCGGACCCTGGTGACCACCGACGGGACGGTGGGCCCGGCCGGCGCCGAGCCGATCTGGGTGGCGGGCCGCCGTCAGGGCGGCGTGACGGGACCGCCCGACGACGCCGTGCGGCTGGTGCTGCCCGCCGTGGCCGCCGCGATCGGCCGGCTGCGGCAGCACGCGCTGGAGCGGGCGACCGCGCCCGGCCAGACCCGGTCCGACATCCTCACCGAGCTGATCGTCAGCGAGCGCGCCCAGGCGGGGGCGCTGGCCGACCGGGCCCGCCTGCTCGGCCTCGCCGTGGACGACCTGCACACCGTCATCTGGATGACCCCGGACCGGCCGCCCGGCCCCGACCCGGCCGAGCTCGCGGAACGGCGGCGGCTGTTCGACACCCTCACCCTGCGCACCCACCAGGCCCAGTTGCCGTCCGGCGAGTCGTGGAATCTCGCCCGCCTCGCCGCCGACATCGTGCTGGTCGGCACCGCCCGGGCCGAGATCCGCCCGCCGCGCGCCCTGCGGCTGATCGAGGCCGTGCGCGCGGCCGTGGTCGAGGAGCATCCCGGCACGGTGCTGCGCTTCGGGATCGGGACGCCGCAGCGGGGGGTGGAGGGCCTGCGCCAGTCGGCCACGGAGGCCCGCGCCGCGGCGGCCATCGCCGTCCGCTCCGGCGAACTCGTCCACGCCTTCGACGCCGCGGGCATCAACCGGGTGCTCGCCCAGATCGCCGCCTCGCCGCTCAGCCGCCGGGTGGTCGACGACCTGCTGCGCCCGCTCGACGCGCTCGGCCCCGGGCGGTCGGCCGAGGCCATCGCGACGCTGGGCGCCTACCTCGACGCGCGCGGCTCGCTGAAGGCCGCCGCGTCCCGG